The following proteins come from a genomic window of Salvia hispanica cultivar TCC Black 2014 chromosome 4, UniMelb_Shisp_WGS_1.0, whole genome shotgun sequence:
- the LOC125221696 gene encoding uncharacterized protein LOC125221696 isoform X2 — protein MEMEMVSVSRQKQDPAWKHCEMLRNGGKVEIKCIYCGKIFKGGGIHRFKEHLACQKGNGATCSSVHPDVRLQMIEILSRTKKRPRLAKDKHKPNCDSPALANNSDGDVHDNPRIGAVELANNTNHNTAACWDREDGMSWDREDGMSGKTNTSIKKKRETVVTKALDVVNSNTAAFPALNLKKKVSIVDMAVGRFFFDVGLPADAVNSTYFQPMLDAIASQGTGVVGPSYHDLRNSILKNAVHEVRYDVDQCTAALGKNGCSILVYDSSSEKCKTFVNLFASSLEGTIFLRSADISCAIDSADALYELLKETVEEIGQRNVVQVVTTGEERNAIAGRRLAKTYPSIFWTPCAGYCIDLMLQDIGELPMVKMILDQAKSMSRYIYSNATTTNMIRRYTSGVDLVDLGTTRSSSDFMTLKRMVNVRPNLQSMVTSEEWMESSYSKKEEGYALLDSICDQSFWSTCDSITRLIDPILHLLRIVSSQKMPSIGSIYAGLYRVKDAIKKELVTREEYLVYWSIIDHRWEQLQRHPLHAAGFYLNPRHFYSLERDGYLHIRSLVYDCIEKLVPEPNIQDKIMRETASYHSATGDFGRKMAIRARDTILPTEWWLTYGGECPNLARLAIRILSQTCCLIQHKGDKVSLERMHEGKNWLEHQRLSDLVYVQNNMSLKHMRKTRESF, from the exons atggagatggagatggtATCCGTGAGTCGGCAGAAGCAAGATCCTGCCTGGAAGCATTGCGAAATGCTTAGGAATGGCGGGAAGGTCGAAATTAAGTGTATATACTGTGGGAAGATATTTAAGGGAGGAGGAATTCATAGGTTTAAAGAACATCTCGCCTGCCAGAAAGGCAATGGCGCTACTTGCTCAAGTGTTCATCCTGATGTACGCCTCCAAATGATCGAGATTCTAAGTAGAACCAAGAAAAGACCAAGACTTGCTAAGGATAAGCATAAGCCCAATTGTGATAGTCCTGCGCTAGCCAACAATAGTGATGGGGACGTTCATGATAATCCTCGGATCGGCGCAGTTGAATTAGCTAATAATACTAATCATAATACGGCTGCCTGCTGGGATAGGGAGGATGGTATGAGCTGGGATAGAGAGGATGGTATGAGCGGGaaaacaaatactagtattaagaagaagagagaaacgGTGGTGACAAAAGCCCTTGATGTTGTTAACTCCAACACTGCTGCTTTTCCTGCTCtgaatttgaaaaagaaagtTAGTATAGTTGATATGGCTGTAGGCCGTTTCTTCTTTGATGTTGGATTACCCGCAGATGCTGTTAATTCTACCTATTTTCAACCAATGCTTGATGCAATAGCTTCTCAAGGCACGGGAGTTGTTGGCCCGTCCTACCACGACCTAAGGAACTCTATTTTGAAGAATGCAGTTCATGAAGTGAGATATGATGTTGATCAATGCACAGCGGCTTTGGGAAAGAATGGTTGCTCAATTTTAGTCTACGATTCGAGTTCAGAAAAGTGTAAAACCTTTGTCAACCTTTTTGCATCTTCTCTAGAAGGTACCATCTTTTTGAGGTCAGCCGATATATCATGTGCCATAGATTCTGCAGATGCCCTTTATGAATTGTTAAAAGAAACTGTTGAAGAAATTGGTCAAAGAAATGTTGTGCAAGTGGTGACAACTGGTGAAGAGCGGAATGCTATTGCTGGGAGAAGGCTTGCCAAAACATACCCAAGTATTTTTTGGACTCCTTGTGCTGGTTATTGCATTGATTTGATGCTTCAGGACATAGGAGAATTACCCATGGTGAAGATGATACTTGACCAGGCTAAATCCATGTCGAGGTATATCTATTCAAATGCTACTACTACAAATATGATAAGACGATACACATCTGGAGTGGATTTAGTTGATCTGGGAACTACTCGTTCATCCAGTGATTTTATGACACTGAAAAGGATGGTTAATGTCAGACCTAATTTGCAGTCCATGGTTACTTCTGAGGAGTGGATGGAAAGCTCTTACTCAAAGAAAGAAGAAGGTTACGCATTGCTAGACTCTATCTGTGATCAATCATTCTGGTCCACGTGTGACTCAATAACACGTCTTATAGACCCAATTTTGCATCTATTAAGGATAGTAAGTAGTCAAAAGATGCCCTCTATAGGATCTATATATGCAGGGTTGTATCGAGTCAAAGATGCAATTAAGAAGGAGCTTGTTACCCGGGAAGAATACTTAGTTTATTGGAGTATCATTGATCACAGGTGGGAACAACTTCAGCGGCACCCCCTTCACGCGGCTGGTTTTTATTTGAATCCTAGACATTTTTACAGTCTTGAAAGAGATGGGTATCTTCATATTCGATCACTAGTATATGATTGCATAGAGAAACTGGTTCCTGAACCAAATATCCAAGATAAAATTATGAGGGAAACAGCCTCTTACCATAGTGCTACTGGAGACTTTGGGCGGAAGATGGCCATCAGAGCAAGGGACACTATTCTTCCCA CTGAGTGGTGGCTAACGTATGGTG